A genomic region of Leptolyngbya sp. NIES-2104 contains the following coding sequences:
- a CDS encoding glycoside hydrolase family 13 protein, whose translation MEIQTPDWVKHAVFYQIFPDRFARAKQPHKKLLKSMRWEDWDATPTLQGYKGGDLWGVMEKLDYIQDLGVNAIYFTPIFQSASNHRYHTHDYYQVDPMLGGNEAFRDLLEAAHARDIKIVLDGVFNHSSRGFFFFHDVLENGSNSPWVDWFRIHDFPLHPYTGEFPAGYEGWAGNRALPVFNHDNPEVREYIMEIAEYWIKFGADGWRLDVPFEVTTPGFWQEFRDRVKAINPEAYIVGEVWGDSREWLDGTQFDGVMNYLFAGPTIAFAAGDRVVLDQVQNRDYQPYPPMFAGEYARKMQDLIELYPWEIQLTQLNLLASHDTARLMTIAGGDRASIELSTLLLMTFPGAPSIYYGDEVGLPGAIDPDSRRGFPLESNWDYEIYECHRQLVKVRHAHPVLRTGDYKVIYAEGTTYAFSRTLGDQSVIVAVNVGTVPAKLSIDWSTNLKLVYGKAGLHRHDNKLEIELSERSGCIAI comes from the coding sequence ATGGAGATTCAAACGCCAGATTGGGTAAAACACGCCGTTTTCTATCAAATTTTTCCCGACCGGTTCGCCCGCGCCAAACAACCTCATAAAAAACTTCTCAAATCGATGCGTTGGGAAGATTGGGATGCGACCCCGACGCTACAAGGCTACAAGGGTGGCGATCTCTGGGGCGTAATGGAAAAATTAGACTACATCCAGGATTTGGGCGTGAATGCAATTTACTTTACGCCGATCTTTCAGTCTGCGAGCAATCACCGCTATCACACCCACGATTATTATCAAGTCGATCCGATGTTGGGCGGAAACGAGGCGTTCCGGGATCTGCTCGAAGCAGCACACGCACGCGATATCAAAATCGTGCTCGATGGCGTGTTCAATCACTCTAGTCGTGGTTTCTTCTTTTTTCACGATGTTCTAGAAAACGGTAGTAATTCTCCTTGGGTGGATTGGTTTCGCATTCATGACTTTCCGCTACATCCGTATACTGGAGAATTTCCGGCAGGGTATGAAGGATGGGCGGGGAATCGTGCGCTGCCTGTGTTCAATCACGATAATCCAGAGGTGCGCGAGTACATTATGGAAATCGCTGAATATTGGATCAAGTTCGGGGCGGATGGCTGGCGGTTGGATGTGCCGTTTGAGGTGACGACTCCGGGATTTTGGCAGGAATTTCGCGATCGCGTCAAAGCCATTAATCCCGAAGCCTATATCGTCGGTGAAGTGTGGGGCGATTCGCGAGAGTGGCTCGATGGCACCCAGTTTGATGGCGTGATGAATTACTTGTTTGCGGGACCGACGATCGCATTTGCGGCAGGCGATCGAGTCGTTCTCGATCAAGTGCAAAATCGGGATTATCAACCCTATCCGCCTATGTTTGCGGGTGAATATGCCCGGAAAATGCAGGACTTGATAGAACTGTATCCCTGGGAAATTCAACTGACGCAATTAAATCTGTTAGCAAGTCATGACACGGCGCGATTGATGACGATTGCAGGCGGCGATCGTGCCAGCATTGAACTTTCTACTTTATTGCTGATGACGTTTCCGGGTGCGCCGAGCATTTACTATGGCGATGAAGTGGGATTACCGGGAGCGATCGATCCAGATTCTCGACGCGGTTTCCCACTTGAATCGAATTGGGATTACGAAATCTACGAGTGCCACCGTCAACTTGTAAAAGTCCGTCATGCTCATCCAGTCCTGAGAACGGGCGATTACAAAGTGATTTATGCCGAGGGAACCACTTATGCGTTTTCTCGAACCTTAGGAGATCAATCTGTAATCGTTGCCGTGAATGTGGGGACAGTTCCAGCGAAACTGTCGATCGATTGGTCAACGAATCTAAAACTCGTTTACGGCAAAGCAGGATTGCATCGACATGACAACAAGCTAGAGATTGAATTGTCAGAGCGATCGGGCTGCATTGCGATTTGA
- a CDS encoding histone deacetylase, producing MFPVIYSDEFLLHDTGYFHPEKPGRLTAIKTALEAAPWANQLDWRLPTPVEARSPLPLVEMIHDRDYLNQIRRLANRGGGFIDGETAVSPRSYEVALLAVNAWIDGVDFTMTSGQPCFVLARPPGHHAVADEGMGFCLLSNAAIAAYYALEQGLDRVCILDWDVHHGNGTQAIVETHPNIRFCSLHESPQYPGTGHPAETGFHQNVLNLPMAPGSTIEDYQPLFEKKVVPFLNEFQPDLLIVSAGYDANQADPLAGLSLKPEDYRLFTEYCLGVTQRIVFGLEGGYDFKALGNSVVETIAACL from the coding sequence ATGTTCCCGGTGATCTACTCTGATGAATTTCTCCTACACGATACAGGTTACTTTCACCCCGAAAAACCGGGACGACTGACCGCGATTAAAACTGCACTCGAAGCCGCACCTTGGGCGAATCAGCTCGACTGGAGACTTCCCACTCCCGTAGAAGCGCGATCGCCTTTACCGCTCGTCGAAATGATTCACGATCGAGACTATCTCAACCAAATTCGACGGTTAGCCAATCGCGGCGGCGGCTTTATTGATGGCGAGACAGCCGTTTCTCCGCGTAGCTATGAAGTTGCACTCCTCGCAGTCAATGCTTGGATCGATGGAGTCGATTTTACAATGACATCCGGTCAGCCTTGTTTTGTTCTGGCGCGTCCACCAGGGCATCATGCGGTTGCTGATGAAGGAATGGGCTTTTGTCTTTTGAGTAATGCCGCGATCGCGGCTTACTACGCGCTAGAACAGGGACTCGATCGCGTCTGCATTCTCGATTGGGATGTGCATCACGGCAACGGTACACAAGCGATCGTTGAAACTCATCCCAACATTCGATTTTGCTCATTGCACGAATCACCGCAATATCCTGGTACCGGACATCCTGCGGAAACAGGCTTTCATCAGAATGTCTTGAATTTGCCAATGGCTCCAGGAAGTACGATCGAGGACTATCAGCCATTGTTTGAGAAAAAAGTGGTGCCTTTTCTAAATGAGTTTCAGCCTGATTTGCTGATCGTGAGTGCGGGCTATGATGCAAATCAAGCTGATCCGCTGGCAGGACTATCATTAAAGCCAGAAGATTACCGATTGTTCACCGAGTATTGTTTAGGCGTGACTCAGCGCATTGTGTTTGGATTAGAAGGCGGCTACGACTTCAAAGCTTTGGGAAACTCTGTTGTCGAGACGATCGCCGCCTGCCTGTAA
- a CDS encoding cyanophycin synthetase, with protein sequence MVVEQFSEVSRVNARKTDVFDVFNIRYYTGANPHLPTAATVFDFAQLGNQDPLPLKNYVEVIGDRYPHFHEIDFKSHADLFAQTVAQVSQLDMDLHLHQWSLKPYPKFDRIAFETLHARTSREIIFAVWDWFEAITQGRNFAIGDYIEVLQAQFRRSVYGGPTVYALLKSAQSQDIPTFYLWDEGLMQYGYGRKQVRGIATTFDGDSHIDSDFTTRKDDCKAFLSTLGFPVPKGRIVGTLKEAFSAVDRISYPVAVKPVVGHKGIGVTANVRNDDDLEAAFNRAVDAVEPDHAIDIIVEQSIEGSDYRLLCVDGKFVAATERRPASVIGDGTSTVAELIDRANRSSDRSDTPTSPMGKIKIDDAMERYLAEQALSMDSVLERDREVFLRKVANLSSGGLSIDATSVIHPDNVVLAQDVAQHFRLTCLGIDIMTRDLSRSWKEGNFAIIEINAAPGVFMHMKPAVGQSVDVTAHILKTFFHSGDNGRIPIITLNRVTIPELQEAIAYILRHHPHWTIGAVCQDGVLINHSEKPLHSDYNTNVQNLLRHPKLDLLIAEYPESVLERSGMFYTGSNLVILHDPTETEMMLTRDVFEDAKVVIKQGSTVSTQYQGLIEQYSLGEAEGFSRVYLEAIAAMILP encoded by the coding sequence ATGGTGGTCGAACAATTCTCTGAAGTGAGCCGCGTGAACGCGAGAAAAACGGATGTATTTGATGTATTTAACATCCGCTATTACACCGGCGCGAATCCACATTTACCCACAGCAGCAACCGTTTTCGATTTCGCCCAGCTTGGAAACCAAGACCCGCTACCCTTAAAAAACTATGTGGAGGTGATCGGCGATCGCTATCCTCATTTTCATGAGATTGATTTCAAGTCTCACGCGGATCTCTTTGCTCAAACAGTAGCGCAAGTCAGCCAGCTTGACATGGATTTGCATCTACATCAATGGAGTTTGAAGCCTTATCCGAAGTTCGATCGCATTGCATTCGAGACTTTGCACGCTCGTACCAGTCGCGAGATTATTTTCGCAGTATGGGATTGGTTTGAAGCGATTACTCAAGGGCGAAATTTTGCGATCGGCGATTATATCGAAGTTCTACAAGCTCAATTTCGTCGATCGGTTTATGGTGGACCGACGGTTTATGCGCTGCTAAAATCTGCTCAATCTCAGGACATTCCGACGTTCTATCTTTGGGATGAAGGCTTAATGCAATACGGCTACGGTCGCAAACAAGTTCGCGGTATTGCAACCACATTCGATGGGGATAGTCATATCGATTCGGACTTCACCACACGCAAAGATGACTGTAAAGCATTCTTGAGTACATTAGGCTTTCCAGTCCCGAAAGGTCGAATTGTTGGCACTTTGAAAGAAGCGTTTAGTGCGGTCGATCGAATTAGCTATCCAGTTGCCGTAAAACCCGTTGTTGGACATAAAGGAATCGGGGTGACAGCCAATGTTCGCAACGATGATGATTTAGAAGCTGCCTTTAATCGGGCGGTCGATGCGGTTGAGCCAGATCATGCGATCGATATTATTGTCGAACAAAGCATCGAAGGCAGTGACTATCGATTGCTGTGTGTTGATGGCAAGTTTGTGGCTGCGACAGAACGCCGTCCTGCTTCGGTGATCGGAGATGGCACTTCAACCGTTGCAGAATTAATTGATCGTGCCAATCGTTCTAGCGATCGCAGTGATACACCAACCTCACCGATGGGGAAAATCAAGATTGACGATGCAATGGAGCGATATTTAGCAGAGCAAGCACTCTCAATGGATAGTGTATTGGAACGCGATCGAGAAGTCTTTCTTCGCAAAGTTGCAAACCTGTCTTCTGGGGGTCTTAGCATTGATGCCACTTCAGTCATTCACCCAGATAATGTAGTTTTAGCTCAGGATGTTGCTCAACATTTCCGACTCACTTGCTTAGGCATTGATATTATGACTCGCGATCTGAGTCGCTCTTGGAAAGAAGGCAACTTTGCCATCATTGAAATTAACGCGGCTCCGGGTGTGTTCATGCACATGAAACCCGCTGTCGGTCAGAGTGTCGATGTCACGGCTCACATTCTCAAAACGTTCTTTCATTCTGGTGATAATGGTCGGATTCCGATTATCACCCTCAATCGCGTTACGATTCCAGAGCTACAAGAAGCGATCGCTTATATTCTCCGGCATCATCCCCATTGGACGATCGGGGCTGTGTGTCAAGATGGGGTTCTGATCAATCATTCTGAAAAGCCCTTACATTCGGACTACAACACGAATGTACAGAATCTATTGCGGCATCCGAAGCTAGATCTATTAATTGCTGAATATCCTGAATCAGTGCTGGAACGTTCTGGCATGTTCTACACCGGAAGCAATCTAGTGATTCTGCATGATCCGACTGAAACCGAAATGATGTTAACGCGAGATGTCTTTGAAGATGCCAAAGTCGTGATCAAACAAGGTAGTACTGTTTCAACGCAATATCAAGGATTGATTGAACAGTATTCGCTCGGTGAAGCGGAAGGATTTAGCCGGGTTTATTTAGAAGCGATCGCTGCTATGATCCTTCCCTAG
- a CDS encoding cyanophycinase, with product MVSQIDTQSQDSTQNQESVALPETHGELVIIGGAEDKEGECRILREFVRRAGGLQSRVVVMTVATGLPGEVGEQYIEIFKRLGAADVRVVDTAHRDDASDPKAIENVSQATGIFFTGGNQARITEFIKDTELDAALHKRFEEGAVIAGTSAGAAMMPDMMIVVGEGETNPRREVAQMDRGMGFLPNVIIDQHFAQRGRLGRLLSALAQQPASLGFGIDENTAIVVNGKILEVVGEGAVTIVDESTVTHNNINELLQDEALALCNAKLHILPHGYKFDLEQRSPIFE from the coding sequence ATGGTGAGTCAGATTGACACCCAAAGTCAGGACAGTACCCAAAATCAGGAGAGTGTAGCACTGCCTGAAACACATGGAGAGCTGGTGATTATTGGGGGTGCAGAGGACAAAGAAGGCGAGTGCCGAATTCTACGGGAATTTGTTCGGCGTGCTGGCGGATTACAATCGCGCGTTGTGGTGATGACCGTTGCAACCGGATTGCCTGGTGAAGTGGGCGAACAGTATATTGAGATTTTTAAGCGACTGGGTGCAGCAGATGTTCGAGTGGTGGATACGGCACACCGCGACGATGCGAGTGATCCAAAAGCGATCGAAAATGTTTCTCAAGCCACCGGGATCTTTTTTACTGGAGGCAACCAAGCCCGAATTACTGAATTTATCAAAGATACCGAACTTGATGCAGCACTCCACAAACGATTTGAGGAAGGGGCTGTCATTGCGGGAACGAGTGCAGGAGCCGCAATGATGCCAGATATGATGATCGTAGTCGGTGAAGGTGAAACAAATCCTCGGCGCGAGGTCGCACAGATGGATCGCGGCATGGGTTTCCTGCCGAACGTGATTATTGATCAACACTTTGCTCAACGGGGACGGTTAGGACGATTGCTTTCTGCTCTGGCACAACAACCTGCAAGTTTGGGATTTGGCATTGATGAAAATACGGCGATCGTTGTAAACGGCAAAATCCTTGAAGTTGTGGGTGAAGGTGCAGTAACGATCGTAGATGAATCGACTGTCACGCATAACAATATCAATGAACTTCTACAAGATGAGGCGTTAGCGCTGTGTAATGCAAAGCTGCATATCTTACCGCATGGGTACAAATTTGATTTAGAACAGCGATCGCCGATTTTTGAATAG
- a CDS encoding protein tyrosine phosphatase family protein, producing MESIQNFIQIHDRLATAGQPMIEQFKAIRDAGYTVVINLAVPSSEGAIANEREIVESLGMQYFHIPVIWDNPTIDDFNQFADVMQTHADQSIFVHCAKNMRVSAFVYLYRRSHEKISEEAARADLNRIWQPNPIWRLFMETVLS from the coding sequence ATGGAATCGATTCAAAACTTTATTCAAATTCACGATCGACTCGCCACCGCTGGACAACCCATGATCGAGCAATTCAAGGCGATTCGAGACGCAGGCTATACGGTTGTGATCAATCTCGCAGTTCCCAGTTCTGAAGGTGCGATCGCAAACGAACGCGAAATCGTAGAAAGTTTAGGAATGCAGTATTTTCACATTCCGGTGATTTGGGATAATCCAACGATCGACGATTTCAACCAATTCGCAGACGTGATGCAGACTCATGCAGATCAATCGATCTTTGTGCACTGTGCGAAAAATATGCGGGTGTCCGCGTTTGTTTATTTGTATCGTCGATCGCATGAAAAGATTAGTGAAGAGGCAGCGAGAGCAGATTTGAATAGAATTTGGCAACCAAATCCGATTTGGCGATTGTTTATGGAAACAGTCTTGAGTTGA
- the gloB gene encoding hydroxyacylglutathione hydrolase, with protein sequence MQIYRISALSDNYIFLLFDAAQRVAAVIDPGDADPVLKKLEELSADLVAIFITHHDRDHVGGNAELLKHFPKAIVYAGVHDRGRIPGQSVELNAGDQVQFSDRTAEVLFVPGHTRGHIAYYFPSVANQPGELFCGDTLFSVGCGRLKEGTPAQMVESLSQIRALPDNTRVWCAHEYTLKNLKFALTIDAENPDLQARFAQVQAANNQPTIPADLGLEKRINPFLRWDQPEIQGAIGKRDEIATFAALREKRNHF encoded by the coding sequence ATGCAAATTTATCGGATTTCTGCCCTTTCAGATAATTATATTTTTTTATTGTTCGATGCGGCTCAGCGAGTGGCGGCAGTGATTGATCCCGGAGATGCTGATCCAGTTTTGAAAAAGCTGGAAGAACTGAGTGCAGATTTAGTCGCAATTTTCATTACGCATCACGATCGAGATCACGTAGGAGGGAATGCGGAACTACTGAAGCACTTTCCGAAAGCGATCGTGTATGCCGGAGTGCACGATCGTGGTCGTATTCCTGGACAATCCGTGGAATTGAATGCGGGCGATCAAGTGCAGTTTAGCGATCGGACTGCTGAAGTTCTCTTTGTTCCTGGACATACTCGCGGTCATATCGCCTACTACTTTCCTTCGGTGGCTAATCAGCCAGGAGAACTATTCTGCGGCGATACATTGTTCTCGGTTGGCTGTGGACGACTCAAAGAAGGAACCCCCGCCCAGATGGTAGAGTCGCTGAGTCAGATTCGCGCTTTACCAGACAATACGCGGGTTTGGTGCGCTCATGAGTACACGCTGAAGAATCTAAAATTTGCATTGACGATCGACGCTGAAAATCCTGATTTACAAGCCAGATTCGCCCAAGTGCAAGCCGCAAATAATCAGCCAACAATTCCGGCAGATTTGGGGCTAGAGAAACGAATTAATCCTTTCTTGCGGTGGGATCAACCTGAAATTCAAGGCGCGATCGGAAAGCGAGACGAGATCGCAACGTTCGCCGCTCTTCGTGAAAAAAGGAACCACTTCTAA
- a CDS encoding glycosyltransferase, whose translation MNVIQASAWFPPDSFGGVEVYLDGLVEDLRTIDLNCKVAAARNQSQPTVEQYNATEVFRYPNLETFQAWLRENQSDIYHQHTLRSSCGLPHLQSAKQLGMKTIVTVHMPDVSCLRGTMMQGGNSACDGKIEIDRCSACLGVSKRVPSWVTETLSDLPNSIADSMRDRLRHSSDVRLRQLGTTIATPSQIRHHQRQFDQMVELSDRIVVVCQWLYDAFVLNGVPESKLLLSRHGVVNSAQPIQKSVNFPIRIGFLGRWQETKGVQILAQALQQIPNVPVELVIHATHADQHGNENRENVLAIAQNDSRIQIKPPLTRSQISDAIAQFDLLAVPSQWMETGPLVVLESFAMRTPVIGSDLGGIAELVKHKVDGWLVPAKDVNEWAKAIAFLVENPSTIAQLKQNIQPVKTRVRVAAEMFELYQSLMRES comes from the coding sequence ATGAACGTGATTCAAGCTAGTGCTTGGTTTCCACCCGATTCGTTTGGTGGGGTCGAAGTGTATCTCGATGGGTTGGTCGAAGATTTACGCACGATCGACTTAAATTGCAAAGTCGCAGCGGCTCGAAATCAAAGTCAGCCTACAGTCGAGCAATACAACGCAACCGAAGTGTTTCGCTATCCGAATCTAGAAACGTTTCAGGCTTGGTTGCGTGAGAATCAAAGCGACATCTATCATCAGCACACGTTGCGATCGAGTTGCGGTCTGCCTCATTTGCAGAGCGCGAAACAGTTGGGCATGAAAACGATCGTAACTGTTCACATGCCCGATGTTTCCTGCCTGCGTGGAACGATGATGCAAGGCGGCAATTCTGCCTGTGATGGCAAAATTGAAATCGATCGCTGTAGTGCCTGTTTGGGTGTGTCTAAGCGGGTTCCGAGTTGGGTCACGGAAACCTTGAGCGATTTGCCGAATTCGATCGCGGATTCAATGCGCGATCGTTTGCGTCACTCTTCAGATGTACGACTGCGGCAATTAGGAACAACGATCGCGACTCCGAGCCAGATTCGTCATCATCAGCGGCAATTTGATCAAATGGTGGAACTGAGCGATCGAATTGTGGTGGTCTGTCAATGGCTCTATGATGCGTTCGTTTTGAATGGTGTACCTGAATCAAAATTATTGCTAAGCCGTCATGGAGTCGTAAACTCAGCACAACCGATTCAGAAATCTGTAAATTTTCCAATCCGGATTGGGTTTCTCGGTCGCTGGCAGGAAACAAAAGGTGTCCAAATTCTCGCTCAAGCCCTGCAACAAATTCCGAATGTGCCCGTCGAACTGGTGATTCATGCGACTCATGCGGATCAACATGGAAATGAAAATCGCGAGAACGTGTTAGCCATTGCTCAAAATGATTCCCGGATTCAAATCAAGCCACCGTTAACCCGATCGCAAATTAGTGACGCGATCGCGCAATTCGATCTCCTTGCGGTGCCCTCACAGTGGATGGAAACCGGACCGCTCGTAGTGCTGGAATCGTTTGCAATGAGAACGCCTGTGATCGGTTCAGATTTGGGTGGAATTGCAGAATTGGTGAAGCACAAAGTGGATGGGTGGTTGGTGCCAGCGAAAGATGTGAACGAATGGGCGAAGGCGATCGCGTTTTTGGTGGAAAATCCAAGTACGATCGCGCAATTGAAACAAAATATTCAACCCGTAAAAACACGGGTAAGGGTCGCCGCAGAGATGTTTGAGCTTTATCAAAGCTTGATGCGGGAATCCTAA
- a CDS encoding glycosyltransferase family 4 protein, translated as MKVSILTPNFSKGGVDRAYLLAQVLKKLDHEVEILGFLFGEKIYPEPPADLPIVCLPGCQFPQFFNSVGQLLDRIDGDLIYAVKPKLSSFGVGLLKKLRSRVPVLLDVDDWELSWSGGDETRYRPGLKQFGRDLVKPDGALRSPDHFLYLQWMEPLTGYADEITIDTNFLQKRFGGTYLPNGKDTDMFDPSQFDPVESRRKYGLSDYRVLMFPGASRPHKGLEDVLIALDRLNQPDLRLVIVGGSPYDDYDRHLIETWGKWVIKLPPAPFWQMPEIVAAAHLVVVPQRDTVTAQAQFPIKLTEGMSMAKPILATRVGDIPEILGEFGYLVDPESPEQLANAIEEIFQDWNQAEQRGRELRSRTVKHYSVTAMAPILADVLDRVSSIRNRDN; from the coding sequence ATGAAAGTTTCTATTCTCACACCCAACTTTTCTAAAGGTGGAGTCGATCGCGCTTATCTCCTCGCCCAAGTCCTGAAGAAACTCGATCACGAAGTCGAAATTCTCGGTTTTCTGTTTGGTGAGAAGATTTATCCTGAGCCGCCTGCGGACTTACCGATCGTTTGTTTACCTGGTTGTCAGTTTCCGCAGTTCTTCAATTCTGTGGGTCAATTGCTCGATCGAATCGATGGTGATCTGATTTATGCCGTGAAGCCGAAACTATCGAGTTTTGGGGTCGGATTGTTGAAAAAGCTGCGATCGCGTGTCCCCGTTCTCTTGGATGTGGATGATTGGGAATTGAGCTGGTCAGGCGGTGATGAAACGCGCTACAGACCAGGATTGAAACAATTTGGACGGGACTTAGTTAAACCCGATGGAGCATTACGATCGCCGGATCATTTTCTCTACTTGCAATGGATGGAGCCGCTGACGGGCTACGCAGATGAGATCACGATCGATACGAACTTTCTCCAAAAACGCTTCGGCGGAACCTATCTTCCAAACGGCAAAGATACCGATATGTTTGATCCGAGTCAGTTCGATCCGGTCGAAAGTCGGCGCAAATATGGCTTATCGGATTATCGGGTGTTGATGTTTCCGGGGGCATCGCGTCCGCATAAAGGATTAGAAGATGTTTTAATCGCGCTCGATCGCTTAAATCAACCGGATCTTCGGCTCGTGATTGTGGGTGGTAGTCCTTATGATGACTACGATCGACATCTAATCGAAACTTGGGGCAAATGGGTGATCAAACTTCCGCCTGCTCCGTTTTGGCAGATGCCGGAAATCGTCGCTGCGGCTCATCTGGTGGTTGTTCCACAGCGAGATACTGTCACCGCTCAGGCGCAATTTCCGATCAAGCTGACCGAGGGGATGTCAATGGCGAAACCGATTCTGGCGACTCGTGTGGGTGACATTCCAGAAATTTTGGGTGAGTTCGGTTACTTAGTCGATCCAGAATCGCCCGAACAGTTGGCGAATGCGATCGAAGAGATTTTCCAAGATTGGAACCAAGCAGAACAGCGAGGGCGAGAACTGCGATCGCGTACGGTAAAACACTATAGCGTGACGGCAATGGCTCCCATTCTGGCGGATGTCCTCGATCGCGTGAGTTCAATTAGAAATCGGGATAACTAG
- a CDS encoding ABC transporter ATP-binding protein: MSPNRLLLQFALRRPLWIGLTIAFGFSGALFNGVSTMLIIPVVLGLLGEEVNLSGAPPILRKVFSSLAQSGGEAQFLWMMGFILLAILLKNVTSYLSTLTSSYLSRSLVKDIRKEGLQLLLDVDFDFYIKTKAGDLINRLGGEVGSTATAIRVAVLMLCTMITVLVFTGILLSISWQLTLITTVLLAIVSLSNGFFVKRAKHFGQQLSDRSRDYSVAVLEVLTGIRLVKATGSEPYEYQQIAHLIDAREKADYDSQTNSALITPANEMAGLTVVVAILLLGRVFFRGQLESLSTVLLTYLLVLFRMLPLVGQLNNARSVFANLAPSVAVVTDFLRRENKPFMSKGHVPYSGLREGIRFEKLEFTYPGHDRQVLNQVDLWLPKGTTLALVGSSGAGKSTLADLLPRFYDPIAGRILIDDRDLKEFEIRSLRQSMGIVSQDTFLFNDSVRNNLAYARRDATDDQIIEAAKRANAYEFIVKLPEGFETLIGDRGVMLSGGQRQRLAIARALLRDPDILILDEATSALDTVSERLVQGAIEELSRDRTTLVIAHRLSTIQSADQIAVLDQGRVVEVGTHTELLRQGGLYAQLHSMQFSEEPQTV, from the coding sequence ATGTCCCCAAATCGATTGCTGCTTCAATTTGCTCTTCGTCGTCCGCTCTGGATTGGATTAACGATCGCGTTCGGATTTTCTGGCGCATTGTTCAATGGTGTTAGCACGATGCTGATTATCCCGGTTGTGCTCGGATTGTTAGGCGAAGAAGTCAACCTCAGCGGTGCTCCCCCAATTCTACGGAAAGTATTTTCGAGCTTGGCTCAGTCAGGTGGAGAAGCACAGTTTTTATGGATGATGGGATTCATTCTGCTGGCGATCTTGCTCAAGAATGTTACGAGCTATCTGAGTACGCTGACTTCGAGTTATTTGTCTCGATCGCTGGTCAAAGACATCCGTAAAGAAGGCTTACAGCTTTTGCTCGATGTCGATTTTGACTTTTACATCAAAACCAAAGCGGGTGATTTGATCAATCGATTAGGTGGTGAAGTCGGCTCAACCGCAACTGCAATTCGAGTCGCAGTCTTGATGCTGTGTACGATGATCACGGTTTTAGTGTTCACGGGTATTTTGCTCTCGATTTCTTGGCAGTTGACTTTGATTACAACGGTGCTGTTGGCGATCGTGTCTCTGTCGAATGGCTTTTTTGTGAAGCGGGCAAAGCACTTTGGACAGCAATTATCTGATCGATCGCGAGATTATTCGGTGGCTGTGCTAGAAGTGCTGACTGGAATTCGATTAGTCAAAGCAACGGGGAGTGAACCCTATGAGTATCAGCAAATTGCGCACTTGATTGATGCGCGAGAAAAAGCGGACTATGATTCTCAGACGAATTCTGCACTGATTACACCTGCAAACGAAATGGCAGGTCTAACAGTAGTTGTCGCGATCTTGTTGCTAGGTAGAGTGTTCTTCCGAGGTCAACTCGAATCGCTTTCGACTGTGTTATTAACTTATCTTTTGGTCTTGTTCCGAATGTTGCCATTGGTGGGACAGTTAAACAATGCTCGAAGTGTGTTTGCAAATCTAGCTCCGAGTGTGGCTGTCGTAACGGACTTTCTGCGGCGTGAGAACAAGCCGTTTATGTCTAAAGGGCACGTTCCTTATAGTGGACTGCGCGAAGGGATTCGATTTGAGAAATTAGAGTTTACTTATCCGGGGCACGATCGACAAGTTCTAAACCAGGTCGATCTCTGGCTTCCCAAAGGAACGACACTTGCATTAGTTGGATCATCTGGAGCCGGAAAGTCAACATTGGCGGACTTACTCCCGCGCTTTTATGATCCAATCGCGGGACGAATTTTGATCGACGATCGCGATCTCAAAGAGTTTGAAATCCGATCGCTGCGTCAATCAATGGGCATCGTTAGCCAAGACACATTTCTGTTCAATGATTCGGTGCGGAACAATCTCGCCTATGCTCGCAGAGATGCAACCGATGATCAAATCATTGAAGCAGCAAAACGAGCGAATGCTTATGAGTTCATTGTGAAATTGCCGGAAGGCTTTGAGACATTGATTGGCGATCGAGGTGTGATGCTATCGGGTGGACAGCGGCAACGACTCGCGATCGCACGAGCATTGTTACGTGATCCAGATATCTTGATTCTCGATGAAGCCACTTCCGCACTTGATACGGTTTCAGAACGATTAGTGCAAGGTGCGATCGAGGAATTGAGTCGCGATCGCACGACATTAGTGATTGCTCACCGACTCTCTACGATTCAGAGTGCAGATCAAATTGCAGTGCTAGATCAAGGGCGCGTTGTGGAAGTGGGAACACACACAGAACTATTGAGGCAGGGTGGCTTGTACGCTCAGCTTCATTCGATGCAGTTTTCAGAAGAACCTCAGACGGTCTAG